GGACTTtgtcaattaaaattagacaagtacatatatatttatattctaattatattttgcatattaaattaaaaacaataaaatgatatagttagatattatatttttataaagatattatatttttctgcaGTTTCTATTCTGCTGAATCTGATTGCTGTACTGCAATACAATTGGatgaaacttatataaaaGCTTATCATAGAAGGGCAATAGCTAGAATGAATTTAAAGCATTACAAGGAAGCTAAattagatttagaaaaaattttaaaattagaacctTTTAATAAGGAagctaaattattatttaatcaaattgaaaacaaaattaaatatttaaaggtaattaataaataaaaatcatttaattaaatttatttatttaagataaaaaaattaaaaaattaaaattaaaaaattaaattaaaaaatatttcatacagaCAAGCATTGAAGTAGAAGAAGATACAAAAGAATTATCTAAAAGTacaacatttgaaaaaaaaattgttgaaaaaatgtGGAATAAAACTACATTAAATGTACAAAcagcaaatattaaaaatactgaaattaattatatggaagatgataaaaatattaaagatattataaacaataaaaataaaataaaagataagaaagatGATAATGTGCatgatatagatataaaaaataaaagggatCCACGTATTCCAGATTGGTTACCAGAAAAAGATAATGTTATTGTTATAGAACCAATTGAAAAACCCCCACATTTACACTCAaaggtaaaattattaattaaaaaatatatatagatatattaaatatttattatactaaatataataatactatactaatagttattaatatttattatattatatattatatttaattataaatataatatttattatatttataatattatattaaatttatacagaaatcattgataaaaatacctattcaagaaatagaatttgttattaattataattatattaatgacaaAACAATATGCATTGAAAATGATCaacagaaaaaagaatttgataaagataataatcttatgaaaaataatagttgtgttaaaacttttaaatctttagaagATATTAATACTGTACCTCCAATTCCTAAAACAGCCgtacaatttataatgaattggaaaacaaataaatcaccagaatttagatataaatatttaaaggtagaaaaatatatttaaagattataattttttagtaaataaaatattgtaattataatttataaattagtgaattatttaataaaattattaaatcaaatttcagcAATTACCAAAAGAAAGTTTacctaaaatatttcaagattcaatggaatctgatattttttgtcaaataatagaaattttaaaaatagaatttataaaaaggaaagatttaatattccattatcTAAAAGATCTTAGTCAAGTTAAACGATTTAGAACATTTATCATGTTTATTAGTGACAGTGATAAGAAAAGTATGTATTATTgcttaaaatctaaaatggtATAAAACattggtaatattttttttcaatggatTTTTGTTAATCTTTAGGTTTAAAAATGCTTTTCGAATATTgcaagataattgaaaatatatctcaagatgaaatttcaattttagaagataaatacgaagttaaaaaataagttgaaaatttattaatagaaatatttatgaatgatattataagattaagttatatattttgt
This DNA window, taken from Apis cerana isolate GH-2021 linkage group LG5, AcerK_1.0, whole genome shotgun sequence, encodes the following:
- the LOC108001307 gene encoding RNA polymerase II-associated protein 3 isoform X1, producing MDKSILMQKQVKNNAEDLQKEFLDMKNWEEQMKRKDDELRKERNCQVTLPPIRTKHKNKIKKISKKINEIDTKSKKIKSYDYSAWDKFDVDKACKEIDEEEYSDESEDESISKEQLEKAHQEAMKYKNEGNIFVQQKKWSKAIGCYSNAIKIFPYDAIFYANRGLCQLKLDNFYSAESDCCTAIQLDETYIKAYHRRAIARMNLKHYKEAKLDLEKILKLEPFNKEAKLLFNQIENKIKYLKTSIEVEEDTKELSKSTTFEKKIVEKMWNKTTLNVQTANIKNTEINYMEDDKNIKDIINNKNKIKDKKDDNVHDIDIKNKRDPRIPDWLPEKDNVIVIEPIEKPPHLHSKKSLIKIPIQEIEFVINYNYINDKTICIENDQQKKEFDKDNNLMKNNSCVKTFKSLEDINTVPPIPKTAVQFIMNWKTNKSPEFRYKYLKQLPKESLPKIFQDSMESDIFCQIIEILKIEFIKRKDLIFHYLKDLSQVKRFRTFIMFISDSDKKSLKMLFEYCKIIENISQDEISILEDKYEVKK
- the LOC108001307 gene encoding RNA polymerase II-associated protein 3 isoform X2; translation: MDKSILMQKQVKNNAEDLQKEFLDMKNWEEQMKRKDDELRKERNCQVTLPPIRTKHKNKIKKISKKINEIDTKSKKIKSYDYSAWDKFDVDKACKEIDEEEYSDESEDESISKEQLEKAHQEAMKYKNEGNIFVQQKKWSKAIGCYSNAIKIFPYDAIFYANRGLCQLKLDNFYSAESDCCTAIQLDETYIKAYHRRAIARMNLKHYKEAKLDLEKILKLEPFNKEAKLLFNQIENKIKYLKTSIEVEEDTKELSKSTTFEKKIVEKMWNKTTLNVQTANIKNTEINYMEDDKNIKDIINNKNKIKDKKDDNVHDIDIKNKRDPRIPDWLPEKDNVIVIEPIEKPPHLHSKQLPKESLPKIFQDSMESDIFCQIIEILKIEFIKRKDLIFHYLKDLSQVKRFRTFIMFISDSDKKSLKMLFEYCKIIENISQDEISILEDKYEVKK